The nucleotide window GGTAGCAGGAGGGAGCATAGTGCTAATGTGGTTGGAGGGGCGGGAGAAGTGAAAAAGGGAGTATGTGCGGGGAATGGCTTATTTTTGCGTGAACCTTCCCGCCGGTTTTTAGGTTGGAAGAAACGATTTTGCTAACTTGAGTAGCGAAAACAAAGCGCGGAAAACCTCAATTTTCTGCGTTATTTTACCTCAAATTTGATTTGCGAAAAGTACAATGGCTGACGAAGAACTACCCCTGGCTGCGATTCCCGACCACGGCTACACCGAGGACAGTATCCGCTCCCTGGACTGGCGCGAGCATATCCGGCTGCGCCCCGGCATGTACATCGGTAAGCTCGGCGACGGTTCTGCTTACGACGACGGCATTTATGTGTTGGTCAAGGAAGTTATTGATAACTCCATCGACGAGCACGTAATGGGCCACGGCCGCACCATCGACATCAAGATTTCCGACAGCCGGGTGCAGGTGCGCGACTACGGGCGCGGCATTCCGCTGGGCAAGGTGGTGGATGTGGTCAGTAAAATCAATACGGGCGGCAAATACGACTCGAAAGTCTTCCAAAAGTCTGTGGGCTTAAACGGGGTCGGTACCAAAGCGGTTAACGCCCTGAGCAATTACTTTCTGGTGCAGAGCGTGCGCGAGGGCCAGCTCAAATCGGCCGAGTTTGAGCGCGGCGTGCTCAAGCAGGACCCTAAGCCGGTGAAAACCAGCCAGCGTAACGGCACGCTGATGGTGTTCCAGCCCGACGACACGATTTTCAAGAACTACCGCTTCATCCCGGAGTACCTCGAAAACCAGATCTGGAACTACGTCTACCTCAACGCGGGGCTGACCATCAACTTCAACGGGCAGAAGTACTACTCCGAAAACGGCCTGCTCGACCTGCTTTCCCGCAAGGCCGACGCCGAAAGCCTGCGTTACCCCATCATCCACCTCAAAGCCCCCGACATTGAGCTGGCCATGACCCACGGCAACGACTACGGCGAGGAGTACTACTCCTTTGTCAACGGGCAGTATACCACCCAGGGCGGTACGCACCTGGCAGCCTTCCGCGAGGCCGTGGTCAAGACCGTGCGGGAGCACTACAAGAAGGAGTACGACGCGGCCGACATTCGGGCCAGCATCGTGGCCGCTATTTCGGTGCGCGTGCAGGAGCCCGTGTTTGAGTCCCAGACCAAGACCAAGCTGGGCTCCATTAACATGGGCGAGGACGGACCCACGGTGCGCGGCTTTATCCTGGACTTTGTAAAGGAGCACCTCGACAACTACCTGCACAAGAACCCCGCGGCGGCCGAAGCCCTCAAAAAGCGCATCGAGCAGAGTGAGCGGGAGCGCAAGGACATGGCCGGCGTAAAAAAGCTGGCCAACCAGCGTGCCAAGAAAGCCAACCTGCACAACCGCAAGCTACGCGACTGCCGCTTCCACCTCGGCGAGGGCAAGCAGGAAGCCGAGGCCCTGACCACGCTCTTCATCACCGAGGGCGACTCGGCCTCGGGCTCCATCACCAAGAGCCGCAACGTGGAGACGGAAGCCGTATTCAGCTTGCGCGGCAAACCCCTGAACTGCTTCGGCCTCAAGAAGAAAATCGTGTACGAGAACGAGGAGCTCAACCTGCTCCAGCACGCTCTCAATATTGAGGAAGGCATCGAAAATCTGCGCTACAACCGCGTCGTCATCGCCACCGACGCCGACGTGGACGGCATGCACATTCGCCTGCTGCTGCTGACCTTCTTCCTGCAGTTTTTCCCCGACCTAGTACGCAATGGCCACGTGTTTATCCTGGAAACCCCGCTGTTCCGGGTGCGCAACAAGAAGACCACCATCTACTGCTACAACGAGCAGGAAAAGCAGGAGGCCATGCGCAAGCTGGGCCGCAACCCCGAAATCACCCGCTTCAAGGGCCTGGGCGAAATCAGCCCCGACGAGTTCGGTAAGTTCATCGGCGACAATATCAAGCTTGAGCCCGTCATTCTGCAGTCTGACCGCTCGATTCAGCAGGTGCTGACTTACTACATGGGCAAAAACACCCCCGCCCGCCAGGAATTTATCATCGACAACCTGCGTCTGGAAAAAGACCTGGTGACCTCCGACGTGCTGCCTGTAAGCGAAGTAGCCGAGGAAGACCTGGCCTTTGCATAACCGCTGCCTTGCGCTGGTAATCCAACCGCCCCCGTGCCGCCCGGCGCGGGGCGGTTTTGCTTTTTATTATTGAGTTATTCAGACCACTTCTCCGGCATACCTTTACGCTGGGCTTTCTGCCGCTTTTTATTTCGGCCCGCTTTCCTAGTCAGAAAGTAGTCCCGCGGTTCTCATCGACTGGTTTCATTTTCTGTTCTATGCAACACACTTACTCTCTGGCAGCCGGGCGCCGCGCCCGTGTGGTTCGCCCCTTCGTTTATCTGTTCTTACTGGCGGCCCTACTGCTGACCGGGCCCCGGTGGGGTTGGGCCCAGGCTCCTTCCATTAGTACGGTCCTGAATGCAGACGGTACCCTGCGCGACGGTGTGCAAGGCTCCTTTGATGCCAAAGGGTACGAACTCAGCACCGGTGCCGGAGGCCAGCCTGTACTGCGCCCCGGGGCTTCGGAGTGGAACGGGCTGGGCGGCGGGCCGGTAGGGCAGCAAAATGGAGTCACTGGCGTCGTAACGGCCATAGCAGTCAGCGGCAGCATCGTGTACGTTGCTGGGCAAATAAGCTCTGCAGGTGGGGTTGCCGTGAACAACATCGCCCAGTGGAACGGCACCACGTGGAGCGCCCTGGGTACGGGCGTAACCAATACCGTTAACGCCTTGGCCTTACAAGGTACTGACCTTTATGTAGGAGGCTCTTTCTCCACGGCCGGCGGAATAGCCGTCAGGCGGATAGCCAAATGGGACGGCACCTCGTGGAGCCGCTTGGGTACCAGCACTGCCTACGGCGTGACGGGCGGCGACGTATCGGCGCTGGCGGTAATTGGTAACAACGTATATGTAGGCGGCGACTTTACCCAGGCTGGCGGCGTGGCAGCCCCTAGCGTAGCTCGGTGGGATGGCACTGCGTGGAGTAGCCTGGGTACGGGTATTACTAGTGCTACTGGAGCCAGTGGCAGAGTACATGCCTTTGCCACCAATGGCAACCGGTTATACGTCGGTGGTTTTTTCGCTACTGCGGGGGGAATTGCCGCCAACTCCGTGGCCCAGTGGGATGGTGCCGGCTGGAGCAGCCTGGGTGCCGGGGCTGCCAATGGCGTCGATTTATCCGTTGATGCCCTGCTCATGCATAACAACACTCTCTACGTAGGCGGTAACTTCACAACTGCTGGTGCCCAGCCTTCGCCAGGTTTGGCCCGGTGGGACGGTAGCGCCTGGAGCAGGGTAGGCACGGCTGAAGCTGATGGGTCCGGCGGGGAAGTCTGGTCATTGGCCCTCAACGGTACCACCCTCTACGTAGGGGGCTGTTTAGCTCGGTAGCAGGAGTACGAGCCGATAATATAGCTCAATGGAACGGCACTGCCTGGAATAGTGTCGGAACGGGCACTTCAACCGGAGCAAGCACCGGAAACGGAGTGAGTGCCCTGTTCGTGAGTGGTAATATACTCTATGCGGGGGCGCCTCCTCAACGGCCGGTGGAAGTGCGGCCAGCAATGTTGCTCAGTGGGACGGTACGAATTGGGGCAGCTTGGGTGCGGGCGCGCCGAATGGGACCAATGGGAGCGTCCACGCTTTTGCCATCAGTGGCAACACAGTCTATGTAGGGGGTAGTTTTACGGCCGCTGGGGGAGTGCCCGCCAATAACATTGCCAAGTGGGATGGCTCCACCTGGAGCGCCCTGGGCACGGGGGCTGCCAATGGCGTCAGAAGTAATGGAACATTTGGGTCGTTCGGCGTCGTCAATGCGCTAGCCCTGAACGGCTCCGACCTATACGCGGGCGGGGTTTTCTTTATGGCCGGCTCGGTACCGGCCAACTACGTCGCCAAGTGGGATGGTACGCGCTGGAGCAATCTGGGCGCGGGAATAGATCAGTTGTCAACCAATACGGTGTTGGCTCTGGCCGTGATAGGTAATACCCTGTACGCCGGCGGCCGCTTTTACTCAGCAGGTGGAGTGGCGGCCAGAAGTATTGCCCAGTGGGACGGAAGCCGCTGGAGCGGCCTGGGCTCGGGCGTAAACTACGGACAGCTTGAAACCGTCCATGTGCTGTTGCCCAGTGGGAGCACGCTGTACGTGGGCGGCGGTTTCACGTCCATCGGTGGCGTTATCGCCAATTCTATTGCCCGCTGGGATGGTACGAACTGGAGCAGCATGGGCGCGGGCACCAATTCGAGTACTGTACAGGCATTGGCGCTCAGCGGTAATAAGCTGTATGCAAGTGGAAGTTTCTCTGTGATGGATGGCGTGACGGTCAACTCTATTGCGCAGTGGGATGGTACCCGCTGGAGTAGCTTAGGCACTGGTTCGGTAATCGGGGCGCCCAGCCAAGGTATCTACAGCCTCGCCGTGAACGGTAACACGCTATATGTAGGGGGCACCTTCGCCCAGATTGGCGGAGTAGCGGCTAGCCGGATAGCCAAGTGGGACGGCACCAGTTGGAGTAGTGTAGGTACGGGTATGGGAGCATACAATCAAACGTCAAGCTACTCGGTCAATGAGCTGGCAATGAGTGGTGGCGTCCTGTACATAGGGGGCAGCTTTACCAAAGCAGGTGATGTAGGCGCTAATTACGTGGCTTCCTACCTTCCAGGGGCCGGCCCGCTTTCCACTACTGCATCTACTACCCTGGCCCCGCTGGCGCTCTACCCCAACCCCACCCAGCAGACCGCTACTCTGGCCGGCGCCCGGCCCGGCGCCCCCGTCCAGGTCGTCGACGTGCTGGGCCGCCCGGTGCTTACCACTGCCGCCGATGCCACCGGTACGGCCCGGCTGCAGTTGCCCGCTACCCTGCGGGCCGGCGTGTATTTGGTGCGCAGCGGTACCCAAACCACGCGCCTAATCGTTAACTAAGCGGCCTCTTTCCAACCTTTCAACGCACAAGACCGCCCCATCTGGCCGAAGCTGGGTGGGGCGGTTTTGTTGCTGGGTGCACCGGCAGGAGGTGCGCGTCAGGCCTGGGGTGCAGGCTTGATGGGTGGCGTAGCGGAGCCCGCTGCGGGCGGCGCGTCATAAATCACGTAGTCCTGGTGCTTACTCACATCAGTTTGCACGAAGGCACGAACTTTCGACACCTTACCGCGTGCCTTTTACACGTTAGCGCAAGCAATTGTCTGGCCGCAAAAGGAAGGGGTAGGGCTTGGGAGGCGTCTGAAATGAGCCAGGAGGGAAGCGGAGCGGGAGCTGGAGCGAACGGGCCCAGGTAGTAGGCCCTACCAGATGCTGGTTGAGTTCGTGAGTCAGGTACTGAACCTGGGGCTGCCTCGCCCTCGGTAGCAGCCCCGGAAAACACGCGGGCTGCATCGGCTGCCGGGTGGCTGGTGGGCCGAAGAAAAAAGGGCTTGGCTACAAGCGGATAAAATGCTAAACGCCTGATTAGTACCGTGAATAGGGGTGTTGGTGTACTAAAATTAGAGAAGGTAAAGACGACGACTATCTTTCCACCATCAAATTATTCTATCCCCGGTGGCCCTGCTGCCGGACTCTTTATTTCGGCAGCGGTTGTTTCATTCCCGCTTGCGTTATCCGGGCCAGCAGTCTTTTCGGCCCCGCCCCCGGGCCCCCCGCCTCACCCCAATGCTAGCTTGGGTCGGGAGGAGGGCCACACCCGGGCGGGACAGTCGTAAGGACCTCACCGGCCCCGGACGATGCCCGGCGCGCATAGCGACACTGACTGTCACAGGGAGTTATAAGCCCTCCGATAGCCCTTGGTAAGTGGAGGAGGCGTTACACCTTTATTCATTACTGTCATGAAAAAGCTATTTTCCTTCTTCTTTGCCTTTGTTGCCCTGGCTTTGCTGACCATCTCGTGCAGCAAAGAAAACCAGGAGGTTGCTCCCAAAACTGCCAAGGCTACGCACAATTCCTCTGCCTACGACTATGTAGGTGAGCAGCACAACGCCGGCCTCGACTTTTACCTGGAGCGCGCCGATTTCAAGAACAAGATTGGCGAAATAGAGCCCCAGACGATTGTCTTCGGCGAAACCATCGGCTACAACCGCGAGGAATCGGCTAAGATCCTGAGCGACCCCCGGGTGGCCGAAATCATCTACAGCAAAGCCCCGAGGAGGCCTTGAGTGCCTATTACCAGAAACACGGCCAGTTCCAGGAACTGAAGTATTTCGAGCAGATGCGCGCCGCCCTGTCGGCCCAGTCGGCCAATGCCGATGAGGCCGTTGCCAAGCTCACCGAGATTGAGCGCGCCGTAGAGTCCGACAAGTCGCTGGAGCCCGAGAGCCAAATCGCCCTACTGCAAGGTCTGTCGGTGGGCAAGCACAGCGCTCAGTACTGGTATGCCCAGGTTCAGCTGGGTGGTAAGTCGCCCTGGATTATCAAAAACACGACGGCCACTGGCGGTACTACTACGGCTGCTAAGATTAACTGGTGGAAAGTAGGCCTGTCGGACCTGGTCGGTGGCCTCGCGGGTGCGGGCGGTGGCCCCACGGGTGTGATAATCGGCGGCCTGGGGGCCTCGCTCCAAAGCGTTATCGATCAGTTGCCTTAGTAGTCACTGCCAGAGTAACTACCGGTACGGGCCCGGCCAGGAGTCCTGTCCGGGCCCCAGCTAGCACCGCCACCCCATTCAGCAGCCCTGGAAGCTCCAGCGCCACTGAGTGGGGTGGTTGGTTGTGCGGAGTGCTTCAGCTGTAGGAGTAGTCCTGAGCTACTGAACCATGCCCGGCGTCTGCCCGGCGTGAGACGACAGGAGTAAGATTCGTCGTCGGAAAAGGTGGGGTTCAACGCCAAATCGTTGAGGTTCGTCCGAAGTGAATGACATCTTTATGCGATACCGCCGTATATCCTCCGCTTCGTTCTTTGTAGTACGTCCCGCCCAGTGCGGGGCTTCGCTCTTTTTCTACCCTCACACCTATGGCATCAACACTACCTACTTACGGCTCGGGAGACTCTCGCCACTCCGACAGTACGAATACCTCACCCTGGCGGCAGCGGGCAGCGGGTTGGCTCCTGCTGCTGATGTTGCTGGGCCTGCTCCTGACCAGCCGCCACCTCAAGGCCCAGACCTCGCCCGAGAGCCGGCCTACGTTCTTCTTTGGGCTTGGCTAGGCCAGGGAAGCCCCTTGCAATGAGTGCCGGGGCCTAATAACCGCTGTTCACCGGCCGCTTTCAGGAAACTGAAGGCGGCCGGTTTGCTTTTCAGCCCAACCTGAGTAAGCAAGTCGTCTGTCTCGTAACCGGGTAACATCATCCGCAAGACAGCCGGTAAGTTGGCCCCGACAAGTGCTGGCGGCTTAAGTGCTCGGCCCTTTTGGAAACGAAACCACAGTGCTTACGACAGCGGCTCGGGCGCGGCTGATGCCGAGGAGGCCGGCCGCGACTTATCCTGGGGCAGGGGCACAAACTCGTGGTTGTCGGTGGGGGCAGGGCAATGCGGCCGGCGGCCCAGTCGGCCTTGGCCTGCTCAATGCGCTCCTTGCGCGAGGACACGAAGTTCCACCAAATAAAGCGCGGGCCCAGTTGCTCGCCACCTAGGAGCATGAGCGTGGTGGCTTCGCGGGCAATGATAACTGGGTCCTGGCCCGGCGTGAACACCAGGAGCTGCCCGGCCGAGTAGAAGTGGCCGGCTACCTCTATCTGTCCTTTGGCCACGTAGGCCCCGCTTTCGGCATAGCCCTGGGGCAGGCCAAAGCGGGTGCCGGGCTGCAATACTACGTGCAGGTAAAACAGAGGCGAGTGGGTGCGCACGTCGTTGCGCAGGCCGTAGGCGTTGCCCGCAATCAGGCGCATCCACACGCCGGGCTCGGTGAAGATGGGCAGCTCGTGGGGCTGGTAGTTGGTAAACGTGGGGGCGGTTTCCTCGTCGGCTTCGGGCAGGGCCACCCAGGTTTGAATCATTTCCAACTGTCCGCCAGCCAGGGTAGCTGGGTCCTCAAACCGCTCGGAATGGGCAATGCCGCTGCCGGCCGTCATCCAGTTGACCTCGCCTGGCCGGATGATCTGCTCCACGCCCAGACTGTCGCGGTGCATCACTTGGCCGCCAAACAGGTAGCTTACCGTGCTCAGGCCGATATGAGGGTGGGGCAGCACGTCGAGGCTTTGCAGCTGGGCAGCCGGCACGCTCACCGGGCCAGCGTGGTCCATAAACACGAACGGGCCGACCATGCGCCGCTCCCGAAACGGTAGAATCCGCTTCACATCTAAGCCGGCGCTGATGGCAGCCTGGCGGGCAGTAATTACTAAGTCGAGCATGGGGCTAAGGCAGCTAAAGTGGCAGAAGTAGGGTCTGAGGCGCCCACAAGAGTGACAACCAGCGGGCATAGGAACTCAAGGTTCTGAAATTTCTGGACATGTCGGGTCTTTTCAGGCTCCTGAAGAAAGCGCCGGCCGGGAGAAGTTTAGCAGTATACGGGGAGCGGTAAGGCAGCGGGACTAACTTGATTAGTATTGTTGTGCTTGTGAAAACCCCTGCGGAGCAAATAAAAAGTAGATTAGTCTGGTTGAAACTTGCTTCTGGACTTGCTCGTGGCTAATATAATTAGGAACTTTATGCCCAGGCTCTGCATTAGAAATATTGCGTTCTGCGCAGCTAGCGGTACTTTTGGTATCCTGGGGTTCTTGGCTAGCTGCTCGGGATGCTTCTGTTTTCT belongs to Hymenobacter cellulosilyticus and includes:
- a CDS encoding DNA topoisomerase IV subunit B; the protein is MADEELPLAAIPDHGYTEDSIRSLDWREHIRLRPGMYIGKLGDGSAYDDGIYVLVKEVIDNSIDEHVMGHGRTIDIKISDSRVQVRDYGRGIPLGKVVDVVSKINTGGKYDSKVFQKSVGLNGVGTKAVNALSNYFLVQSVREGQLKSAEFERGVLKQDPKPVKTSQRNGTLMVFQPDDTIFKNYRFIPEYLENQIWNYVYLNAGLTINFNGQKYYSENGLLDLLSRKADAESLRYPIIHLKAPDIELAMTHGNDYGEEYYSFVNGQYTTQGGTHLAAFREAVVKTVREHYKKEYDAADIRASIVAAISVRVQEPVFESQTKTKLGSINMGEDGPTVRGFILDFVKEHLDNYLHKNPAAAEALKKRIEQSERERKDMAGVKKLANQRAKKANLHNRKLRDCRFHLGEGKQEAEALTTLFITEGDSASGSITKSRNVETEAVFSLRGKPLNCFGLKKKIVYENEELNLLQHALNIEEGIENLRYNRVVIATDADVDGMHIRLLLLTFFLQFFPDLVRNGHVFILETPLFRVRNKKTTIYCYNEQEKQEAMRKLGRNPEITRFKGLGEISPDEFGKFIGDNIKLEPVILQSDRSIQQVLTYYMGKNTPARQEFIIDNLRLEKDLVTSDVLPVSEVAEEDLAFA
- a CDS encoding T9SS type A sorting domain-containing protein translates to MPANNIAKWDGSTWSALGTGAANGVRSNGTFGSFGVVNALALNGSDLYAGGVFFMAGSVPANYVAKWDGTRWSNLGAGIDQLSTNTVLALAVIGNTLYAGGRFYSAGGVAARSIAQWDGSRWSGLGSGVNYGQLETVHVLLPSGSTLYVGGGFTSIGGVIANSIARWDGTNWSSMGAGTNSSTVQALALSGNKLYASGSFSVMDGVTVNSIAQWDGTRWSSLGTGSVIGAPSQGIYSLAVNGNTLYVGGTFAQIGGVAASRIAKWDGTSWSSVGTGMGAYNQTSSYSVNELAMSGGVLYIGGSFTKAGDVGANYVASYLPGAGPLSTTASTTLAPLALYPNPTQQTATLAGARPGAPVQVVDVLGRPVLTTAADATGTARLQLPATLRAGVYLVRSGTQTTRLIVN